The genomic segment TCGGCGACGTGAGTGCCGGATCTACAAACATGTTGTTAACGATTCGGTATGCCTCCGAGACGCAGCAGATAAGAGCCGGTGGCACCACTGGGGGGGTGTTATTGCTTCCCGCGGAAAAGTCTTATCACGGTTGAAGTCATCCGCGGCCATCACTCGTGTAGATGCTACCCCGCGCATAACGTTGCAACGGCCAGCCGTGATTCCGAACATGGGCTGACTACACTTTCATACACCATTTTCTGAAGGCGTCTAGACAGCCAAGCTATCAAGGCAGGATAGGGCATCAGTCACCAGGATTCGGCTTCGGTGGGATATTTTCGCTCAAAGTCGGGGCGATATGATGAACCGTGAACATTACATGAATCATTCGCATCACCCTTCCAGTGTCCTTGTGAAGCAACAGTCATGCAATTTCTCGATTTAAGAGAATTCTCTCATGAATTTTTTTTGGGAGGTTCTCAGTTCTATTTGTCGTCCAGATACAAACCCTCATCCGGAGGCGGAACACCATACCAGTCCAAGCCCAGCTTATCTTCAGGATCAGGATCCGGCATCTGGTAGTACCCATCATACCTCCACCAAGTCCGATCTTCCCACACATCCTCAACCGGCAAGACCCCTTCAGCCTTCATCTCATCCCTAACCTTCTCAACACCACGCCACACTCTCAAGATATTCTCACCAGCGACCTTAGCAAGCTGCTCCTCAGTTGCACCCCTGTCAAGAATAGCCTTGAGAAGTCTCGGGTAGCACTTGACGTCCTCCAAGCCGGGAATGACAGATGCGATACCGTCAAAGTCGGAGCCGAGACCGACATGGTCCCAGCCGATGCGCTCAGCAATGTAGAATAAGTGGTCGAGAACCATGTCCATCTTGGCGTCCCTCCTACGTGTGGTGACATGCTCTGGAACAAAGGTCACCATCACGATGCCACCGTTGGCTGGAACCATGTCTAGGATGTGGTCCGGGACGTTGCGGGGACAGTCAAAGACGCCCTTGACGTTGGAGTGGGAGAACATGATTGGTGCGCGGGTCTGCTCGAGGACTTGCTTGGCGCAGTCTTCTGAGACGTGGGAGATGTCTACAATCATTCCTGCGAAGGGCTGGTGAGCGGGCTGCTTGTTTGACCGAACTGTCTTGCTCACCTAATCTGTTCATCTCGATCAATGCTGCACGTCCCAGCTTAGAGAGTCCGCCGTGCACAGCGCCGACTTTTGATGTTGAGCTATCGGCGAATGCATTGTTGCAGACATGAGTGAGAGTGCACTAGCAAAATCAGTACCAAAACTACCAGCATCTCTAAGCATTTCCAACTTACATATCTGACGCCCAGGCGGTAAAATGCTCTGATAATACCAATACTGTTGCCAGCCATGTGCAATCTACCAATCTGGTCAGTCTCTCGTGAGCCTCTCTCAACTCCTCAAATTGAACACGCACCCTTCAATACCGATGGAGCAAGCTATCCTCTCAGACTCGTAAATCTTCTTCACATCATTTGGCCCATTCACCAATTCAAACGTCTCCGGGTACGACTCAACAAGCCGAAGCGTCATATCAATCTGCTCGATGGCGTCGCGCGCCATGTCCGAGTACTCTGCTGTCGAAAAGTTCTCCGCGGACCTGAGACAAGGGACGCAAATGGACCAGAATTGGCCTCCGACGGCACCTTTATGTCGTGTAAGTCATGTAGATCTACGGGGGTAAAACGAGACAGGATCTAGCAACTCACCCTCTCTCAGTCGGGGGATATCCGTCATTCCCCTCTCAAATCCATTTGCGAAATCGAATTTCGGATTGTTGTGAATCTTGCCGTGAAAGCATGCCCGCGGTTGCTGAGGCAGGTCATTGTGGCCGTCGATGAGCGGCGTCCTGAGAAGAACACGCTTAACTCGCTCGTCAATGTCAAGCTTCTGATAGGGATGGTCTGACGATGCCATTGTGTTAATGCCAGGTTTGTTGGTCAATTAGGAATTGTTGCCAACCCCAACACGCGATTGATCTGATGAGAGGATTCGATAAGGTACTAGTAGTTGAGGAACAAGTTATGCGCGGAGCTCATTAAGGTGACGTTCATATTAGTTTAGTCTGGGTGCCTGCGTTTCCTCGGTCAACTATTGCTAGAGACTCAGAGTGTGGGTTTGCCGCGCAAAAGGAAGGGACCCATAGATATGACCCCGACGTCTGATTTGGCCGCCATACCATCACGGGGAGTCATGTTTGAATGCTCGGATAATAAGACCCAGGGTATTCCTTGACCCCGCTGGTTCGAGCCTAGATAAGAGCTAAGATCGTCTTATCTTGTCTTACTAGTACGGATACACCAACCAATCTCAAGGATGCTGGCTTCCCAGGTTCCAGAGTTTCGGGTCCTCGCATGATGGTATCCACACGGGAGCTCTCGAGTCTCGATGGATAAGTGTAAATTAAACAAAGTGACGAAGTTTTCTTAAGACTTCTCTTCCCGCAGACGCTCCGGTGGTGATTAAGTTCAATGCAGATTGGGGACTTGGGAGTATAATGTTCGAAGATTGTTAATGGccaataagtactaaaaagctatGAGTCCATGATGTACAACGTTCTCTCCACTATCCTTGCCGTTCTCAAATAGAACAGCGTTTAGTTGCATTTGCTAACGATATGGGTATCCTTCAAACACAATCGTATGATCATAAATGACGCTAGAAATCGACCTCGACAGGAAATTTCACCGTAAACTCCAGATTCCAACTTCGAGAGATGGACAGAAAAACACTCGCTCACACACTAATAGCCAGTCATAATTTCATCTTCGTCACACTGCCCAGACGCACCACGTTTTGCGCTGACCTGCTTCTTGGGAGCCGGCCGGCGTTTCAAGACCCTCATCTCGGGATCTACAACAAGCACCTTGAGACGCTGGTCAATTGCATCCACTCCAGCAGCGATTCTTTGATCTACGCATTCCACTATTAGCACCACTTCACGCTTTGGAAAAAAGCATTCTCAGGAGAGGGCAAAACTTACGGAAAGTGTCGCGGAGTTCCAAAATGCCGTCAAACGCTTTCGTGAGACCAACCTGCTGGGTTTCACCAGCAGGCCAATGACCCTTGACGCTGTCGAGTGACAGCAGCTTCAGCGCCGCGGAGGTCCGGAAGAGACTCGCGTAGAACACCGCCACGGCATTCAAGAGAGGCTCTGCGTTGCCGTGCCACGGCTTAACGTTTCTGAGAAGGTCGCGGTAGATGAACATGAGCTGCCACAGCGCAGCCCACACCGCGGGCCTCTCGTGGTTGTCCATCTTGGACTTGGTGGGCTTGAG from the Colletotrichum lupini chromosome 3, complete sequence genome contains:
- a CDS encoding membrane dipeptidase codes for the protein MASSDHPYQKLDIDERVKRVLLRTPLIDGHNDLPQQPRACFHGKIHNNPKFDFANGFERGMTDIPRLREGAVGGQFWSICVPCLRSAENFSTAEYSDMARDAIEQIDMTLRLVESYPETFELVNGPNDVKKIYESERIACSIGIEGLHMAGNSIGIIRAFYRLGVRYCTLTHVCNNAFADSSTSKVGAVHGGLSKLGRAALIEMNRLGMIVDISHVSEDCAKQVLEQTRAPIMFSHSNVKGVFDCPRNVPDHILDMVPANGGIVMVTFVPEHVTTRRRDAKMDMVLDHLFYIAERIGWDHVGLGSDFDGIASVIPGLEDVKCYPRLLKAILDRGATEEQLAKVAGENILRVWRGVEKVRDEMKAEGVLPVEDVWEDRTWWRYDGYYQMPDPDPEDKLGLDWYGVPPPDEGLYLDDK